A part of Neovison vison isolate M4711 chromosome 8, ASM_NN_V1, whole genome shotgun sequence genomic DNA contains:
- the SPINT3 gene encoding kunitz-type protease inhibitor 3 translates to MKFRPLLVFCVLFCLVNITSSAHLKKGAPWELSQILPALCQLPPVRGPCRGLFYRYFYNNTSSECERFTYSGCQGNANNFETTEICVRICKPPEEG, encoded by the exons ATGAAGTTCAGACCGCTCCTTGTCTTCTGCGTCCTCTTCTGCCTGGTGAACATCACCAGCTCAG CCCATCTCAAGAAAGGGGCTCCCTGGGAGCTGTCCCAAATTCTGCCTGCCCTGTGCCAGCTCCCCCCAGTGAGGGGTCCCTGCAGAGGCCTCTTCTACAGGTACTTCTACAACAACACGTCCAGTGAGTGTGAGCGTTTTACCTACAGTGGCTGTCAGGGCAATGCCAACAATTTTGAGACCACGGAGATCTGCGTGAGGATCTGTAAGCCCCCTG AAGAAGGCTAA
- the PIGT gene encoding GPI transamidase component PIG-T: MAAALPLAVLGLLLLGPGGRGHAEPPRDTLREELVITPLPSGDVAATFQFRTRWDSDLQREEVSHYRLFPKALGQLISKYSLQELHLSFTQGFWRTRYWGPPFLQAPSGAELWVWFQDTVTDVDKSWKELSNVLSGIFCASLNFIDSTNTVTPTASFKPLGLANGTDHSFLRYAVLPREVVCTENLTPWKKLLPCSSKAGLSVLLKADRLFHTSYHSQAVHIRPVCRNARCTSISWELRQTLSVVYDAFVTGQGKKDWSLFRMFSRTLTEPCPLASESRVYVDITGHNQDNETLEVNPPPTTTYQDVTLGTRKTYAVYDLLDAAVINNSRNLNLQLKWRSPPEHEAPPAPFLHAQRYVSGYGLQSGELNTLLYNTHPYRAFPVLLLDTVPWYLRLYVHTLTITSKGKENKPSYVHYQPAQDRLQPHLLEMLIQLPANSATKVSIQFERALLKWTEYTPDPNHGFYVSPSVLSALVPSMVAAKPVDWEESPLFRSLYPVSDSSSYFVRLYTEPLLVNLPTPDFSMPYNVICLTCTVVAVCYGSFYNLLTRTFHIEEPSTGGLAKRLANLIRRARGVPPL; the protein is encoded by the exons ATGGCGGCGGCCTTGCCGCTCGCCGTGCTCGGGTTGCTGCTCCTGGGGCCGGGCGGCAGGGGCCATGCAGAGCCCCCACGCGACACCCTGCGGGAGGAGCTTGTTATCACCCCACTGCCGTCTGGGGACGTAGCCGCCACATTCCAGTTCCGCACACGGTGGGATTCCGATTTGCAGCGGGAAGAAG TGTCTCATTATAGGCTGTTTCCCAAAGCCCTGGGGCAGTTGATCTCCAAGTATTCTCTTCAAGAGCTGCACTTGTCATTCACACAAGGCTTCTGGAGGACTCGGTACTGGGGGCCACCTTTCCTGCAGGCCCCATCAGGTGCAGAACTCTGGGTCTGGTTCCAGGACACCGTCACTGA TGTGGATAAATCTTGGAAGGAGCTCAGTAATGTCCTCTCGGGGATCTTCTGCGCCTCTCTGAACTTCATCGATTCTACCAACACGGTCACTCCCACTGCCTCCTTCAAACCTCTGGGGCTGGCCAATG GCACTGATCATTCCTTCCTGCGCTACGCTGTGCTGCCGCGGGAGGTCGTCTGCACGGAGAACCTCACCCCCTGGAAGAAGCTCTTGCCCTGTAGCTCCAAG GCAGGCCTGTCTGTGCTGCTGAAGGCTGACCGCTTGTTCCACACCAGCTACCACTCCCAGGCAGTGCACATCCGTCCTGTGTGCAGA AACGCGCGCTGTACCAGCATCTCTTGGGAGCTGAGGCAGACCCTTTCCGTGGTGTACGATGCCTTCGTCACAGGACAGGGGAAGAAAG ACTGGTCCCTCTTCCGGATGTTCTCCCGAACCCTCACAGAGCCCTGTCCCCTGGCGTCGGAGAGCCGTGTCTACGTAGACATCACCGGCCACAACCAG GACAATGAGACGTTGGAGGTGAACCCGCCCCCAACCACCACATACCAGGACGTCACCCTCGGGACCCGGAAGACCTACGCCGTCTACGACTTGCTTGACGCAGCCGTGATCAACAACTCCCGTAACCTCAACCTCCAGCTCAAGTGGCGGAGCCCTCCCGAGCATG AGGCCCCTCCGGCGCCGTTCCTGCACGCCCAGCGATACGTGAGTGGCTACGGGCTGCAGAGCGGGGAGCTGAACACGCTTCTGTACAACACTCACCCGTACCGGGCCTTCCCCGTGCTGCTGCTGGACACTGTGCCCTGGTACCTGCGGCTCTACGTGCACACTCTCACCATCACCTCCAAGGGCAAGGAGAACAAACCGA GTTACGTCCACTACCAGCCCGCGCAGGACCGGCTACAGCCACACCTCCTGGAGATGCTGATCCAGCTGCCGGCCAACTCGGCCACCAAGGTCTCCATTCAGTTTGAACGGGCGCTGCTCAAGTGGACCGAGTACACCCCGGACCCCAACCATGGTTTCTATGTCAG cCCGTCTGTCCTCAGTGCCCTTGTGCCCAGCATGGTGGCAGCCAAGCCCGTGGACTGGGAGGAAAGCCCCCTCTTCAGGTCCCT GTACCCGGTCTCGGACAGCTCCAGCTACTTTGTGCGCCTGTACACGGAGCCGCTGCTGGTGAACCTGCCCACGCCGGACTTCAGCATGCCCTACAACGTCATCTGCCTCACGTGCACCGTGGTGGCCGTGTGCTATGGCTCCTTCTACAATCTCCTCACCAGAACCTTCCACATCGAGGAGCCCAGCACAGGCGGCCTGGCCAAGCGGCTGGCCAACCTCATCCGGCGTGCCCGTGGTGTCCCCCCACTCTGA